From Lolium perenne isolate Kyuss_39 chromosome 5, Kyuss_2.0, whole genome shotgun sequence, a single genomic window includes:
- the LOC127303128 gene encoding uncharacterized protein, with product MPPRRRELSGFRGVRAWPNELAARTYYAAVWRFRRPRRDLTFSDVESLEEAEFLAPPQRLLDDEDRHHHQAQRRLAIAERDKELMHRWKAQYPSDVANEAAFFNDPRVQRRV from the exons atgccgccgcgccgccgcgagTTGTCCGGCTTCCGCGGCGTCCGGGCGTGGCCCAACG AGCTGGCAGCGCGCACGTACTACGCGGCCGTGTGGCGATTTCGGCGCCCGCGGCGCGACCTCACCTTTTCGGACGTGGAGTCGCTCGAGGAGgccgagttcctcgcgccacctcaGCGCCTCCTCGACGATGAGGATCGTCACCACCACCAGGCGCAGCGCCGGCTCGCCATCGCCGAGCGTGACAAGGAGCTGATGCATCGGTGGAAGGCTCAGTATCCGAGCGACGTCGCCAACGAGGCGGCGTTCTTCAACGACCCAAGGGTGCAGCGGagggtgtag